A DNA window from Arachis hypogaea cultivar Tifrunner chromosome 18, arahy.Tifrunner.gnm2.J5K5, whole genome shotgun sequence contains the following coding sequences:
- the LOC112769684 gene encoding serine/threonine-protein phosphatase 7 long form homolog: MPFGECTITLQDVAYQLGLPVDGRYVSGCLTDFQIYIQGGRPTWVWFQELLGVIPPPSQVQKFAVNCTWFQETFGECLEGADEEIVRRFARAYIMMLLGTQLFTDKSGNRIHIRWLPYVPRLEEMGTYSWGSAALAWLYRCMCRVANRHVVKLAGPLQLLQFWIFWRFPRFRPAGYDTCSWPLASRWSGYNISGSEKGPIVQMWRLRIDMLQARDFIWMPYSYPEVLQVVHPEVLEPRHTAMWWSVTSLIYFAVIEWHQIDRVLPQFGGVQPRPQPALNIDFLMSKDGRGGDRWFPSALQFWHLHWESHADYVLWFDVVADPGPSHDFLDWWSQHGKRFLSPEMYLGDPKAVPIPVEASQRGAG, translated from the exons atgccgttcggagagtgcacgatcacacttcaGGATGTGGCGTACCAGTTGGGGTTGCCAGTGGACGGGCGTTATGTCAGCGGTTGCCTTACAGATTTCCAGATATACATCCAGGGTGGCCGTCCAACTTGGgtgtggttccaggagttgcttgGAGTGATTCCTCCTCCGAGCCAGGTTCAGAAGTTCGCAGTAAACTGCACTTGGTTCCAGGAGACTTTTGGAGAGTGCCTCGAGGGAGCCGATGAGGAGATTGTGCGGCGCTTTGCtcgtgcctatatcatgatgttgttgggcactCAGCTATTTACTGACAAGTCTGGCAACcgcattcacatcagatggcttcccTACGTACctaggcttgaggagatgggtaCCTACAGTTGGGGGTCTGCAGCACtggcatggttgtaccggtgcatgtgccgagtggcgaACAGACATGTGGTGAAGTTAGCAGGCCCACTTCAGCTACTTCAGTTCTGGATCTTTTGGCGCTTTCCTAGGTTTAGGCCTGCCGGGTATGATACGTGCAGCTGGCCGTTGGCCTCGAG gtggtcaggttacaACATTTCCGGTAGCGAGAAGGGACCTATAGTGCAGATGTGGAGATTGAGGATAGACATGTTACAGGCCAGGGAT TTTATCTGGATGCCGTATAGCTACCCCGAGGTACTGCAGGTTGTGCATCCGGAGGTGTTGGAGCCTCGGCATACGGCGATGTGGTGGTCTGTGACGTCACTGATATACTTTGCCGttatagagtggcatcagatagatAGGGTTCTACCGCAGTTCGGCGGAGTCCAGCCCCGTCCGCAGcccgccctgaacatcgactttctgatgtcgaAGGACGGGAGAGGCGGTGATCGTTGGTTCCCGTCTGCTTTGCAGTTCTGGCATCTTCATTGGGAGAGCCATGCAGACTACGTTCTCTGGTTCGATGTTGTTGCAGACCCTGGACCCTCACATGACTTCCTGGACTGGTGGAGTCAGCATGGAAAGAGGTTCTTGTCACCAGAGATGTATTTGGGGGATCCGAAAGCCGTTCCTATTCCTGTGGAGGCGTCACAGAGGGGTGCTGGGTGA
- the LOC140181271 gene encoding serine/threonine-protein phosphatase 7 long form homolog, translating into MVPDVAYQLGLPVDGRYVSGCLTDFQIYIQGGRPAWVWFQELLGVIPPPSQVQKFAVNCTWFQETFGECPEGADKETVWRFARAYIMIWLPYIARLEEMGTYSWGLQHWHGCTGACAEWRTDMWWSGYNPSGSEKGPRVQMWRLRIDMVQARDFIWMPYSYPEVLQVVHSEALKPWHTAMWWSVTSLIYFAVIEWHQIDRVLPQFGGVQPRPQPALNINFLMSKDGRDGDRWFPSALQFWHLHWESRADHVLWFDVVADPKPSHDFLE; encoded by the exons atggttccg gacgtggcgtaccagtTGGGGTTGCCAGTGGATGGGCGTTATGTCAGCGGTTGCCTTACAGATTTCCAGATATACATCCAGGGTGGCCGTCCAGCTTGGgtgtggttccaggagttgcttgGAGTGATTCCTCCTCCAAGCCAGGTTCAGAAGTTCGCAGTAAACTGCACCTGGTTCCAAGAGACTTTTGGAGAGTGCCCCGAGGGAGCCGATAAGGAGACTGTGTGGCGCTTTGCtcgtgcctatatcatgat atggcttcccTACATAGctaggcttgaggagatgggtaCTTACAGCTGGGGTCTGCAGCACtggcatggttgtaccggtgcatgtgccgagtggcgaACAGACATGTG gtggtcaggttacaACCCTTCGGGTAGCGAGAAGGGACCTAGAGTGCAGATGTGGAGACTGAGGATAGACATGGTACAGGCCAGGGAT TTTATCTGGATGCCGTATAGCTATCCCGAGGTACTGCAGGTTGTGCATTCGGAGGCGTTGAAGCCTTGGCATACGGCGATGTGGTGGTCTGTGACGTCACTGATATACTTTGCCGttatagagtggcatcagatagatAGGGTTCTACCGCAGTTCGGCGGAGTCCAGCCCCGTCCGCAGCCCGCCCTGAACATTAACTTTCTGATGTCGAAGGACGGGAGAGACGGTGATCGTTGGTTCCCGTCCGCTTTGCAATTCTGGCATCTTCATTGGGAGAGCCGTGCAGACCACGTTCTCTGGTTCGATGTTGTTGCAGACCCTAAACCCTCACATGACTTCCTGGAGTGA